Within the Solibacillus silvestris genome, the region ACTCAAGCACATCCGGCGCTTCTTTAAATAGACGGATTGTCAGCATAATTAAATCGTCAAAATCGAGACTTTGATTTTGTCTTAATCGTTTCTGATAGCCTTTATATACTTGTGCGACAATCTTTTCAAAAGGATTATGCGGATTCATATTCTCTTCAAACCCATCCACAGTAATGCACTCGTTTTTTGCAGAACTGATCGTGTTTAAGATTGCACGCGGGTCATATTTTTTAGGATCTATATTATCCTGCTTCAATATATTTTTTATAACCGTCAGCTGATCTGAACTATCTAAAATTGAGAAGCTTTTCGAATAGCCGATCCGGTCAATATTGCGTCGCAAAATGCGTACACACATTGAGTGGAATGTGGATACCCACATGCTTTCCGTTGTCCCGTTTCCTAAAATCCCGTCAATTCTCTCACGCATTTCACGGGCAGCTTTATTTGTAAATGTAATGGCCAAAATTTTTGAAGGGTATACTTCACGCTCAACGACTAAATAGGCGATACGGTGAGTCAGTACCCTTGTTTTCCCAGAGCCGGCCCCTGCCATAATTAGGAGCGGGCCTTCTGTTGTTTTCACCGCTTCAGCTTGCTGTGGATTCATTCCCGCTACTAAATTTTTTGCTATATGCTCCATATTGCACCTTCCTATCTAAAGAACATTTGTTCCTATTATATAACACTTTTCACTGCTTGTACGGTTTTTAATGCCGCTTTTAAATCATCATAAATAATATTTCCGACAACTACGGTATTGGCATATGCAGCCATTTCTTTCGCCTGTTCTACGGACGTAATGCCGCCTCCATAAAAAAGCTTTGTTTCATTTAAAACTTCGGCAGTTGCTTTGACCATTTCGATATCACCATATGCACCGCTGTACTCTAAATAAAAAATAGGCAATTTAAAATAGTTTTCCGCCATTCGTGCATAGGCCACTACATCTTCCACCGTCAAATCCGTTTTCGCATCTGTTACTTGCGCTACTTTACAATCGGGATTCAGTACACAATAGCCCTCCGCTACGAGCTCTTCCCAAATTAGTACATCGCCATATTCTTTAATCGCTTCATGATGCAAATCTTTCACCCATTTTGTATCACGGCTATTCAACACTGACGGAATGAAGTAATAATCATATCCTGGTGTAATGCTATCAACGTTTGAAATTTCCAGCGCAATCGGTACTGAAAAACGACGTACACGGACGAGCAGATCCAGAACGCCATCCAACGTCACATCATCTGTCCCACCTACTAAAATAACATCCGTTCCCGATTCACAAATCTGCTCTAATGCCTCATCCGTAATTTCCTTAGCAGGGTCCAGTTTAAATACATGTCTCCAGTTTAAATATTCCATGAATATATCCACCTATTCTCAAAATTTTTATATTGAACTTTCCATTATCTTTGTTTTTATTGACCATCTCTTAGTATAACGAAATTCGTTGAAATATTAAAAGACTGAGCGGATAAATCTGCTCAGTCTTTTAAGCTTGCTCATGTATTTATGATTGGGCGCATTGGCGCTTCATTACTTTGACGTAAATGGCTTTTCGTCTGGATAAAGACGGCCCAGCATTTCATCATAAGTGTCATTCCCGTAATCAAAGCAACGGCGTACACGGGAAATTGTTGCTGTTGAAGCACCCGTTTCTTTTTTAATTGTTTCATACGTTTTTTTCAAACGTAATAAATGTGCAACTTCAAATCGCTGTGCCAATGATTGAATTTCACTAATTGTGCACAAATCATCGAAAAATTTATAGCATTCCTCAATATCCTTTAACTCTAGGACTGCTTTAAACAACTGATCTGTTTGATGACCGCGAATTTTTTCAATTTGCATGTGCCCACCATTTCCTCTCTACTCTGAATATATAACAGAAGCCGCTAGACCTGGAGATGTTGGTACGAAATGTATCCATGTCTTTCCTTGAACTAATTTTACTTCCGTTCCATCTTCTTCGACTGCCACCAGCAGGCCATCTGCATTTTTCCATTTCACTTCACGTATCGTCCCTGCTTGAGCTACATACGCATTGCCGCCACCAGTAATTGTAATCTCGCGTCGACCGGCATTATCTACAATTTGATGAGGCATTTCAAAAAATAAAATATTAGCTAATTCGATGGATTCATTTGTCTCGTAATCGACTGTTTCTACATTTGCAGAATAACGCTTGTACTGATTCGTTTCGGCATTGTATACATACTGACTATTAAATGAACCGCTATTATTGTATTTCATCGATATTTCATTAGCTGTTGTTCCTATTTTAACATTATCTTCGGCTTCATAAAATGGGTAGGACACTTTTTTCTGATAAAGTAGTGAAGTCCCTACTTTTTCAGCACCAGCCTTTACATTTTCGCCCGAAATATAAGAATTGTGAGGAGCAACCCGTGTCGATGAACGTTTAAAGAAAGTACCATCATAGTGCATTCCATTAATATTATCGACTACTCTTTGTGAAAGCATCGATTTTGCTTCTGGACTATAGCCATGCGCAATATAAAATGCGTCCAGCCCTTTTGCAATATCAATAAAGTATGAACGTGCACTGCGGATCGGTCCGATAGATTCAGGAATTTCTGACTGATAAAGAGCTAAAAAGCGTGTTACATCACCTTCCGCCAGCATTTCATACACGACATCCGCCTGTGCAAGTCCGGATTGCGGGCGTGCTTGCGGATGGTTATTGATTGTGGCCAGTATTGGGCGCATCGTCACTTCCTCTGCCACTCGTTCCCCAGTAAACGGCGTTACAAAGGGCAGTACTTCTTCAGCCTCCGCTACAATAATATCTTTCTCTACTTCGTTTTCTTCTATCTCTACAGCAGGTTCCTCTGTTTGTTCTTTATCTGAACAACCTGTCGCTAAGGTTATGCCTAATAGTGTTAACATGAATATACTGCGTTTCATCGTGCTACTCCTCTCGTTTTTTCAGGTTTATCGCATTACAGCAGGTAGCATAACCTTATTTTTCATGACATCAAAAATCCCACGTGTCGTAATTCGAATATACGGTAAATGTGTCGATTGTAAAAACAGCAATGTGTAAATTGCATCTGTATGGTGATATCCACGTTTTTTCAAAGCACTCTTCAATGCTAGCTCAAGCGGAATTACTTCATCAACGGTTCCATCATAAATAGAGCCGGCCAAAGTTAAAGGAATACTTGTCACAATTTTATCATCCTCTACAAGTACAATCCCGCCATTCATTTTCTTCAATTCTTGAAAAGCGTACTGCATATCCTGCACCGATTTTCCTATTAAAATAATATCTCCAGTATTGGAATACGATGAGGCAAAGCCTTTTACATGTGTCGCAAATCCTTTAATCATCGTATTAATACGCCATTTTCCATTGCGGTCGACAAGCATTAAATAGCTTTCATCATGGTCTGTTGATAATGTATGTTGATAATGACCGAAATTTTTTATACTATACGGCTTCGTAATAACATCATTCACCATTTCAACGCCAATCGGCATCGAAAATTGAAAATCTCCTTCGTGCAAATCAAAATCGATTTTCAGATCACCGAATAGGGATAAGTCAACTTCCGGAAATGCTTTCAAATCTGTATTGTCGCGTTTTAGCCATACTCCTTTTGAAATTACTGCTTCAGGTGTCGGCGAATGTTCGTCCGCCAAAATATTAATATTTGCATAACGACCTGTAGCAAGTAACCCATGCAAATTGGTCATATTATAATATCTCGCAACATTATAGCTTGCCATATTATAAGCATCAACTGGGCGCACACCTGCTTCAAGGGCTGCCCGAATACATTTATCCATCACACCATCTTCATGGAAACTCGGTGTGGAGCCATCTGTTGTCATCATTAAATGATCGAATATTTCATAGCCTTTATCGACAACCGCTTTTAATAGGTGAGGCAAATCCGGGCGAATCGATGAATAGCGAAGTGTAACAGCATATCCATGCAGTATACGCGCTTCAATATCTTCAATTGTCATAGATTCATGGTCACCATCGACTCCTAGTAAACGCATTTTAGCCAACGTTTTTTCGGATGCTCCCGGTAAATGTCCTTCGATTTTTTTCCCCTTATGCTTAGCTGCCTGAATCCAGTAAAGCATCTGATCATCCCCGCGCATCAGACGAGGCCATCCTGTCAATTCCCCGCCAAGCAATACGTCATGACGGTCAAGCCACTCCAAGACCGAGGCATTTGAGTAAAGTTCCCTCTCATTTTCAAGTTCAGTTTGGGAATCGAAACGACTCCACCAGTAAAATGAAAATGGCAATTTAGCAAGCTCATCCATAAAAGAAAACGCTTTCTTATTTTTCATCAATGAAACAAGTGTCATATTGTCTGAAATAAATGTAGTCGTGCCGGTCTGTGCACTAAACTCTGCGAAACTGTGGGGATTGTACAATTGGAAAGGATGTACGTGCGGCTCAATATAACCTGGTACTACTACTTTCCCTGCCAAATCAACAACCTCTGTCCCTTCTATATTTGCAGGCATTTCCTTACCAACATATACGATGCGATCATTGGATATCCAGATGTTACCTGTTGCCCAACTTTTCATCATACTATGTAAGTATTTAGCATTTTTTAAAACTATATTCGGAGCAGCATGCCCGTCAATGATACTAACTTGCTCTCTTATATTACTTAACTTCCAACTAATTTTCGGCATTTTCTGCACTCCTTTCAATTTTTACACCTAATATAAAGACGCTTATAACTTTTCCAAGATGCTAAACCAGCTCTAAAAAATATCCTGCTGCGATTCAAGTAGCTTCAGCAATTGTCTTTAACAGCTGCTGAAGCTAGATTAAATGCGTATCGATTTAAAAGAAAAACACATACTTAGTTCAATATATTTTGCTTTATGTAGGCAATTGCTACAATATTCCTTTTGGTGAATTAATCGTAACATAGCACTTTCATAAAGCAAAGTGTTTCCAAAATAATTTTTAAATTTTCTAAAAAAAGGAGGAAACATAATTGCTGACCCCAAATATTTCTGAAACAAACGCTTTTATCCGTATGATGTGCGGTGTTGCTATGACCGCATTCGGTGTCGGGAGAATTGCTCATAAACCTCAATGTACAGTTGGTCGTATGATGATTCTTGCCGGTTCAATGAAAGTGGCGGAAGGGTATTATCAATATTGTCCAGTAGTCGCAATGGCCAAATCAGAGCAGATGACCGAAATGAAGCCCGTCAATGATTAAGAGGTGGATCTAGGGGCTTGTTCTATAATGCTCACATTACAAAGCGCTATATTTTAAATTTAAATATAGCGTTTTTACATATCGCAGTATTACCAATAACTTAATCATCATACAGTGAAGAAAGGGTAAAATGCCCTTTCTTTATTTTGCTTACATAAGCAAATAAAAATCATTTGTAAGACGGCAGCATTTCCAGTGCCTAAAAGCTCCAATCCTTTTGAAATACAATTAATTGCGCTGGAAAATCAAACCCAAAATTATATCCACGAATAAAAGAATTCAACGAATAACTTCCACTTTTAATATATTCCATCAATTAGATCAAGAGAGTTTATGTCTAGGCTCTTACCATATTTCCAAGATCAGTTACCTGAATGTTGTTATTTAGCGGATGTATGTAAATGTACAGCTTTAAATGTTATTTATTTGGAACAGGAGGAAACATTATAAACGAATTTGAAGATAAACGAGAAGAATCGGAAGTACTAACATTTGATAAAATCCTAAAGCATTTTATGAAAGAGAATTTTTCACCGGTAAAAGATGAAGTACAGGAAAATACTAACAGCTTTAAATTTCCGGAAAAAAGTTCACTCAATTTATTAATGGCTTACTTATTATCAAACAATAAATATGAAACATCAAATCCTGCCAATGAAGAAGAAGAGAGAAAAGCTGCAGAAAAAATAAATCAGCTCGTACATGAAAAGGAAAAAGATTTCCAAGAGATTATAAGCTTACTGAAAAATATGACTTGATAGGAGGGATCCATTTGGAGATTGATAGCGTGAAAAGTAAAGACCCACTTCAATTACAGCAAACCATCAACTTTTTGAAATCTGAAATCGCCAAATATCAAAACGAAATATCCACCCTACAAAGCGTGGACCATTATTCAATGGTAAATAGTCTTGAGCAGGAACTGAATCAGTTAATTAATGAGAAAAAAGAACTTTCTGTGGAATTAATGATGCTAAGGAAAAGCTTTGAAAAAGAGCTGAGTGAACTGCACGAAAATATTCAGTTACGTGAAGAGCAAAGAATAAAACTCATTTCTTCCATAGAATCACTAGTGGAAAAAAAAGAAAACTTACAGAAAGAAAACAAACAGTTAAAAGAAACAATCGAGAAAACAGCTAAAATTGAATCTCCTGCTGCCCGTTCAGAAAATTATATACAGGCCGTCGAAGAGCTGGATCATTTGCTTCGTTCGTTCCTGAGCAGTAACAATAAACAATTAATTTCTCTGCACGAAACGATCAATCAACAGCACAATCTGTTAAAGGAAATTAAAGATAAAAACGATGAAATTCATTCTACCTTAGAAGAAATGGTCCAAGTAAAAGAGCCTGAACATAAATATTCCCCAACGACAGATGTACAATCCATTACCCGGATTAACCTGGAAAACCAGCTCAAAAATCTTTTTATCCAAGCAACCAGTTTCGAGACGGAGCTTGAAGAAAAATTACGTATTCTCGATGAGTTTGATGACAAGTTACTTTTACTTGCCATTGAAATTGAGAAACATAAAAAGAGCGATATATGATAGACAGCTATATTGAGTAAAAAGGCGACACGTCTGTACGTATCGCCTTTCCTTTATTTAAATGTTCTCCAGCCAATATCTTTACGGAAAAAGAAATTCGTCCATTCTTTTTTTGCAAGTTCAGCATATACTTTTTCCTGCGCTTCTTTTAATGTAGTTGCTTCTGCCGCTACTAATAATACACGGCCACCGTTACCTACGAACCGATCACCCGCAAGCTTTGTCCCCGCATGGAATACCGGCAGTTCAACATCCGAAAATTCCGGCAGAGCATTTCCTTTTTCCACATCGCCTGGGTAGCCTTCCGCCGCAACAACAACACCTAGCATAGCTGCTTCTTTCCACTGTAAATCGAATGGCTGCTCGTTCATTACGCTCATCATAAATTCACCGAAGTCTGAAGCCATACGTGGTAATACGACTTGTGTTTCCGGGTCACCAAATCGTGCATTGAACTCAATTACTTTCGGGCCTTTTGCCGTTAAAATTAAGCCTGCATACAGGATACCGGTGAATGATACACCTTCTGCTTCCATTGCACTTACAGTCGGCTCTACGATTGTGTCATATGCAACTTTTACAATGTCTTCAGAAATTTGCGGTACTGGTGAATAAGCACCCATTCCCCCTGTATTTGGTCCTTTATCCCCGTCATAAGCACGTTTATGATCTTGTGCTATGACCATTGGATAAATTTGTCCTTTATGTACAAAACTCATAAAGCTGAATTCTTCGCCATCCAGGAACTCTTCCACAACAACACGGGAAGACGAATCACCGAAACGTTGGTTACCGATCATATCTTCCACTGCTTCGATCGCTTCCTGTTCTGTCATCGCTACAATGACACCTTTTCCGGCAGCTAATCCGTCCGCTTTAATTACAATTGGAGCACCTTGCTCTTTAATATAAGCAACCGCTTTATCCGCTTCTGTAAATGTTTCATGCGCTGCCGTCGGAATATTATATTTGTTCATAATCTCTTTTGCATAAGACTTCGAACCTTCAATTTTTGCCGCCGCTTTTGTTGGGCCGAAAATAACCAACCCTTGCTCGTTGAAGTAGTCAACGATTCCTTCTGCTAATGGCTGCTCCGGACCTACAAATGTTAAAGCCACATCATTTTCTTTTGCAAATTGTGCAAGTGATGCGAAATCCAGTGCATCGATTGCCACTACTTGTGCATCCTGCTTCATCCCGTCATTTCCTGGTGCTACGAAAACGTTTTGTACAGATGGTGCATTGTTGAATTGCTTTGCGATCGCATGTTCACGACCACCACTACCGATTACAAGAATATTCATTATGAGCTCTCCTTTTTTATCGTTAATTTCCGTTGCGGGCGAATGCCTTCCGCTGGGGGAGTCCTCGCCCTTCACTACAAACAACTAAAGTCATTCCCTACACATGATTTAACCTTATAATTCTCTATTAATTTTATTTTTCTAATAAAAAAAACGCCCGCCAAATTTTAGGCGAGCGCTTTTCATTAATGGTCGTTTACACTGCGCTACCCGACCAAAAGTAGTGCTGTGTATCTTACAATCAATGATTATTTTATTATTAACAGGGCATCTCCCGGCCAAAGTCGATGCAGTTGTTAATAAAATTTGGTTACGACGGGGACCCGGCCAAGAATCGCCCAATCGTCTTATTTACCCCTCTCCCGGCCTGAAAGAAGAATAAATAAAGCATTTGCAAACGCTTCTGCTAACGTCCGGCCAGAACATTAGCGAAACTTTATTCTATTATAACGTAAATTTAATAATTTCTCTACTGCTAACTTTTAATTAGTGTTTAAAATGACGAACCCGTGTAAACACCATGGCAATACCATGTTTGTTTGCTGCATCTATTGATTCCTGGTCTTTAATCGAGCCACCTGGTTGAATGATTGCTTTAATACCGGCTTTTGCCGCTGCTTCTACTGTGTCGCCCATTGGGAAGAATGCATCAGAAGCTAATGCCGCGCCCTGTGCTTTATCTCCCGCTTGTTCAAAGGCAATTTTCGCAGCACCTACACGGTTCATTTGACCCGCACCTACACCTAATGTCATTTGCTTATCTGTTACAACGATGGCATTCGATTTTACATGCTTCACAACTGCCCAGCCTAGTTTTAATGCTTCCCACTCTTCTTCAGTCGGTTCACGGTCTGTTACAACTTGAATAGTTGCATCTTTAAAGCCGAAACGGTCCGGCTCCTGTACAAGTAAACCACCTTCAACTGCTACAACATTGAACTGATCCTGCTTTTCCTGTGTGAAATCGATTGTTAACAGACGAATGTTTTTCTTCTGCGTTAAAATCTCTAATGCTTCTGAAGTAAAGCTTGGCGCAATGATGATTTCCAGGAAAATACCCGATAACTTTTCGGCAGTTGCCTTGTCCACTTCTTTGTTTAATGCGATGATGCCGCCAAAGATAGATGTTGGATCTGCTTCATATGCTTTATTGAATGCTTCTTCAATTGTTTCGCCAGTACCGACACCACATGGGTTCATGTGCTTTACGGCAACCGCTGCAGGCATTTCAAATTCTTTTACGATTTGCAATGCTGCATTTGCATCCTGAATATTGTTGTACGATAACTCTTTACCGTGTAATTGTGTTGCGTAGGCAATCGAGAAATCCGAACCTAAACGTTTTGCATAGAAAGCCGCTTTTTGGTGAGGGTTTTCACCATAGCGTAATGTTTGCTTCAACTCATATGTTAGCGTCATGTTTTCAGGGAACTCTTCGCCAATTGCATTTGATAAATGATTGGAAATATACGAATCATAAGCAGCCGTATGACGGAATACTTTTGCTGCTAAACGACGACGTGTTGCTAATGTTGTTTTTCCATCTGCCTTCAACTCTTCCAATACGGCAGAATAGTCATTTGCATCAACAATTACCGTTACATAATCATGGTTTTTTGCAGCTGAACGTAACATTGTCGGACCACCAATATCGATATTTTCAATTGCATCATCCCAAGATACATCCGGCTTGGAAATCGTTTCGACGAACGGATATAAGTTGACACATACAATTTCGATTGGGCGGATGCCATGTTCACTCATCTGTGCAACATGGCTTGGCTCATCAAACTTACCTAATAGACCGCCATGAATCATTGGATTTAATGTTTTTACACGGCCATCCAAAATTTCCGGGAAGTTTGTTACTTCATCCACTGCTGTTACCGGAACATTGTTTTGTTGTAGTAAACTTTTTGTTCCCCCAGTAGAAAGTACTTCATAGCCAAGAGCTACTAATTCTTTTGCAAATTCTAAAATACCATTTTTATCTGAAACACTAATAAGTGCACGTTTCGTCACGATTAGGTCCTCCAATTCATTTTTTCGGTGAGCAATGCCCTCACTGGAGCGGCTCATGCGAATTTACTTTTTTGCGTTAAATAATTGCTGTAATGTTTTCGTGTATAGCGCATGTTCTAATTTATGTATACGCTCTTCTGTTGCTTCACGGTCTCCATCGATAACGTCAACTGCCCCTTGCGAGATAATCTTTCCCGTATCCATTCCCGCATCTACATAATGCACTGTCACACCGGTAACTTTTACGCCATGAGCCATTGCCTGACCAATAGCATCTTTTCCGGGAAATGACGGCAGCAACGACGGATGAATATTGATAATCCGATGCTCGTAAGCCGATAAAAGCGTTTCCCCAACAAGGCGCATATAACCTGCTAAGATGATCCATTCAATCTCTCGTTCTTTTAACAGTTTAACTAGTTTCGCTTCGTAGGCGGCCTTATCGGCAAAAGTTTTCGGTGCAAGCTCCACAACAGGAATACCATAATTTTGTGCACGTGTCACAACATAGGCACCCAGCTTATCCGTAATTACAAGCTCAATTGTCGCGTTAAGCTCACCGCGGCTAATCGCTTCTTGAATTGCCTGAAAGTTACTACCGCTTCCGGAAGCGAATACGGCAATTTTCGTACTCATTACACTAAGCTCCCGTCATGTTCGCCATTAAAGATGACACCTTCACCGTTGACAACGCGACCAATTGTATAAGCTTTTTCACCTTCCGCTTCTACTGCAGCGACCACTTTTTCCGCTTCACTCGCAGGTACCGCAATAACAAAACCGATTCCCATGTTGAATACGTTATATAAATCCTTGTCCGCTAATGCACCTTTTTCTTTTAAAAACTCAAAGATGCGCAGCACTGGCCAAGTTCCTAAATCAATTTCAGTTGCCAAACCTTGTGGCATCATACGTGGCAAGTTTTCATAGAAGCCGCCACCTGTTACGTGTGCACAACCATGTACGTCTGCTGCTTTAAGGGCTGCTAAAACAGGCTTTGCATAAAGTTTTGTAGGAACTAGAAGCGCTTCTCCGATTGGACCAAGGTCTTCATAGCCTTCTACTACTGCATTAACTGCAATTTCATTGTCTGCGAATACAATTTTTCGAACTAATGAATAGCCATTTGAATGGACTCCGCTTGAAGCAAGGCCAATTAGAACATCGCCTTCCACTATTTTCTCGCCTGTAATAATATCCGCTTTTTCACAAGCACCTACAGCAAAGCCAGCTAAGTCGTACTCGTCTTCTTCGTAAAGACCCGGCATTTCTGCTGTTTCTCCACCGATTAATGCTGCTCCTGACTGCACACAGCCGTCTGCAACACCTTTAACGATTTGTTCTATTTTTGCCGGCTCTGCCTTTCCTACTGCTACATAGTCAAGGAAGTAAAGCGGTTCAGCACCTTGTGCAACGATATCATTTACACACATCGCAACACAGTCCACGCCGATTGTATCGTGTTTATCAACCATAAATGCAAGCTTTAGTTTCGTCCCAACACCGTCCGTACCTGAAATAAGAACTGGTTCCTTTAAGTTCAGTGCAGACAAATCAAACATGCCTCCAAAGCCGCCAAACGTTCCCATCACACCTAAACGGTTCGTACGCTCGACATGTGATTTCATCCGTTTTACTGCTTCATAACCTGCCTCAATATTTACGCCTGCCTGTTCATATGCTTTTGACATAATGTACTTGCTCCTCCTTAATTTCTAACAGTCTTTTTCATGTGGTAAAACTGTGTCCGGGAATATTTCTGTCGGGTATTTTCCTGTAAAGCATGCGACGCAAAGTCCGCCATTTTCATCTTCAAACGGGCGGTTCGTTGCACGGACCATACCTTCCAAAGATAAAAATGTTAATGTGTCCGCTTCAATTGCAACTCGTATATCTTCCACACTGTGGCTTGATGCTATCAGCTCTTCATGTGTCGATGTATCGATTCCGTAATAACAAGGATCCGTCATTGGAGGGGAAGAAATCACAACATGTACTTCTGCCGCCCCTGCTTCTTTCAGCATGCGTACAATGCGTCTCGATGTTGTACCGCGTACAATTGAATCATCTACCATTACGACACGTTTTCCTTTAACAACTTGAACTACCGGTGATAGCTTCATTTTAACACCACGTTCGCGAAGTTCCTGTGTCGGCTGGATAAAAGTACGACCAACATAGCGGTTTTTAATTAAGCCAAGCTCGTATGGAATTCCGCTCGCTTCAGAAAATCCAATTGCTGCAGAAATGGACGAATCAGGAACTCCTGTAACGACATCCGCTTCAATATGGGCACATTCTTTTGCGAGTTCTTTCCCCATGCGTTTACGTGCCATATGGATATTCACTTCATCAATATTTGAATCAGGGCGTGCAAGATACACATATTCCATCGCACACATTGTTCGCTTGTCCTTTTCAACATAGCTGTCGACTTCAAGACCATTATTTGAAATGATCAATAACTCACCCGGTTCCACTTCACGTACGTATTCCGCCCCGATTAAATCAAATGCACATGTTTCAGAAGCAACAACATAAGAATCACCCAGTTTTCCAAGTGAAAGGGGACGTAAGCCGTTTCGGTCGCGCGCTACAATCATTTGATCATTCGTCAATAGAATAATAGAGAATGCGCCTTTTAATAGCGACAATGCTTCTTTCACTTTTGAACGAAATGGAGAGTGTTTTGATTTTTTAATTAAATGTACAACAACCTCTGTATCGGAAGTCGAGTTGAAAATGCTGCCAGAGCGCTCTAAAAACTGTTTTAAATGTGTGGCATTCACTAAGTTCCCATTATGGGCAATTGCCAGTGAGCCAGTTGAAGAACGGAATAACAATGGCTGGACATTTTCCAGTCCTTTGCCGCCTGCTGTTGCGTATCGTACATGCGCGATTGCCGCGTGCCCTACTACTTTACGTAATTTATTTTCATTGAACACGTCATTTACAAGACCTTCACCACGTACAGCCTGAAGCTGATTACCGTCAGTTGTGACGATACCAGCTCCTTCCTGTCCACGATGCTGTAATGCGTGTAAACCGTAATAACTTAAGTGCGCCGCATCCTGGTTACCCCAAATGCCAAATACACCACATTCCTCATTTAAGCCTCTGATTTCAGCAAGCATGGAATTGCTCCTTTCCAGGCAGAACGGAATTCCTCCACAGTACCTTCAACAAGTACACCAGCTTCACTGCTAATTTTTATGTTCGCGTCGTCTGTTACTGTACCAATTTTTTGTGCATCTTTTACGATTGTTTCAAAGCCTTCTGCATGTTCAGCTTTCACTGTTAATACAAAGCGTGATTGTGATTCAGCAAATAGAGCCGTTGTTGCAGAACCTGTTAATGCTACGTCTAAGCCTAAACCTTTTGCTGCGAAAGTTTTCTCTGCTAATGCAACCGCAACTCCACCTTCAGAAACATCATGCGCTGATTGAACAAGTCCCGCTTGAATCGCTTCTAAAATAGATTGTTGACGTGCCGCTTCTACTGTCAAGTCGATTGAAGGTGCTTTGCCAGAAATGCCGCCTTCCACTAACTTTTGTAATTCAGATCCACCGAATTCTGT harbors:
- the purH gene encoding bifunctional phosphoribosylaminoimidazolecarboxamide formyltransferase/inosine monophosphate cyclohydrolase (involved in de novo purine biosynthesis), whose product is MTKRALISVSDKNGILEFAKELVALGYEVLSTGGTKSLLQQNNVPVTAVDEVTNFPEILDGRVKTLNPMIHGGLLGKFDEPSHVAQMSEHGIRPIEIVCVNLYPFVETISKPDVSWDDAIENIDIGGPTMLRSAAKNHDYVTVIVDANDYSAVLEELKADGKTTLATRRRLAAKVFRHTAAYDSYISNHLSNAIGEEFPENMTLTYELKQTLRYGENPHQKAAFYAKRLGSDFSIAYATQLHGKELSYNNIQDANAALQIVKEFEMPAAVAVKHMNPCGVGTGETIEEAFNKAYEADPTSIFGGIIALNKEVDKATAEKLSGIFLEIIIAPSFTSEALEILTQKKNIRLLTIDFTQEKQDQFNVVAVEGGLLVQEPDRFGFKDATIQVVTDREPTEEEWEALKLGWAVVKHVKSNAIVVTDKQMTLGVGAGQMNRVGAAKIAFEQAGDKAQGAALASDAFFPMGDTVEAAAKAGIKAIIQPGGSIKDQESIDAANKHGIAMVFTRVRHFKH
- a CDS encoding phosphoribosylglycinamide formyltransferase gives rise to the protein MSTKIAVFASGSGSNFQAIQEAISRGELNATIELVITDKLGAYVVTRAQNYGIPVVELAPKTFADKAAYEAKLVKLLKEREIEWIILAGYMRLVGETLLSAYEHRIINIHPSLLPSFPGKDAIGQAMAHGVKVTGVTVHYVDAGMDTGKIISQGAVDVIDGDREATEERIHKLEHALYTKTLQQLFNAKK
- a CDS encoding phosphoribosylformylglycinamidine cyclo-ligase, encoding MSKAYEQAGVNIEAGYEAVKRMKSHVERTNRLGVMGTFGGFGGMFDLSALNLKEPVLISGTDGVGTKLKLAFMVDKHDTIGVDCVAMCVNDIVAQGAEPLYFLDYVAVGKAEPAKIEQIVKGVADGCVQSGAALIGGETAEMPGLYEEDEYDLAGFAVGACEKADIITGEKIVEGDVLIGLASSGVHSNGYSLVRKIVFADNEIAVNAVVEGYEDLGPIGEALLVPTKLYAKPVLAALKAADVHGCAHVTGGGFYENLPRMMPQGLATEIDLGTWPVLRIFEFLKEKGALADKDLYNVFNMGIGFVIAVPASEAEKVVAAVEAEGEKAYTIGRVVNGEGVIFNGEHDGSLV
- a CDS encoding amidophosphoribosyltransferase, with amino-acid sequence MLAEIRGLNEECGVFGIWGNQDAAHLSYYGLHALQHRGQEGAGIVTTDGNQLQAVRGEGLVNDVFNENKLRKVVGHAAIAHVRYATAGGKGLENVQPLLFRSSTGSLAIAHNGNLVNATHLKQFLERSGSIFNSTSDTEVVVHLIKKSKHSPFRSKVKEALSLLKGAFSIILLTNDQMIVARDRNGLRPLSLGKLGDSYVVASETCAFDLIGAEYVREVEPGELLIISNNGLEVDSYVEKDKRTMCAMEYVYLARPDSNIDEVNIHMARKRMGKELAKECAHIEADVVTGVPDSSISAAIGFSEASGIPYELGLIKNRYVGRTFIQPTQELRERGVKMKLSPVVQVVKGKRVVMVDDSIVRGTTSRRIVRMLKEAGAAEVHVVISSPPMTDPCYYGIDTSTHEELIASSHSVEDIRVAIEADTLTFLSLEGMVRATNRPFEDENGGLCVACFTGKYPTEIFPDTVLPHEKDC